The genomic region TGGGCATTCGGAGTATCTTTTATCGTATTCAAGATACTGGATGCCATTGTCGGACTTCGTGTATCTGAAAAGGATGAGGTCATGGGACTGGATATTGCAGAACATGGTGTGAACGCATATCCGGAATATATAATCGATTGGAGGTGTAACATATGAAGAAGATCGAAGCTATTATCTGTACCAATAAAGTGGATGATGTCAAGGAAGCCCTGGACGAAGCAGGATTTTCGAGCATGACCGTGACCGAGGTCAAAGGTCGTGGACGGCAGAAAGGTATTATGCAGCAATGGCGCGGCCGCGAGTACTGCGTTGACCTGCTGCCAAAAGCCAGGATCGAGAT from ANME-2 cluster archaeon harbors:
- a CDS encoding P-II family nitrogen regulator; the encoded protein is MKKIEAIICTNKVDDVKEALDEAGFSSMTVTEVKGRGRQKGIMQQWRGREYCVDLLPKARIEIVIPDDQVDKVMEVIQKSASTDNIGDGKIFVIPIENAMRIRTGETGEGAL